One window from the genome of Tolypothrix sp. NIES-4075 encodes:
- a CDS encoding 30S ribosomal protein S1, whose product MVNQKLTATEIGFTHEDFAALLDKYDYHFSPGDVVPGTVFSIEPRGALIDIGAKTAAYIPIQEMSINRVDAPDEVLQSNETREFFILTDENEDGQLTLSIRRIEYMRAWERVRQLQAEDATVRSGVFATNRGGALVRIEGLRGFIPGSHISTRKPKEELVGEDLPLKFLEVDEERNRLVLSHRRALVERKMNRLEVGEVVIGTVRGIKPYGAFIDIGGVSGLLHISEISHEHIDTPHSVFNVNDEVKVMIIDLDAERGRISLSTKQLEPEPGDMIKNRDLVYDKAEEMAAKYREQMLAKQQGVTAVAEEDIPSAMEEDIPSAVEEEIPSAVEEDIPSAVEEEIPSAIEEEAPSA is encoded by the coding sequence TAGACAAATACGATTATCACTTTAGCCCTGGAGATGTTGTACCAGGAACCGTTTTCAGTATAGAGCCGCGCGGCGCTCTGATTGACATTGGTGCAAAGACAGCAGCATATATACCTATACAAGAAATGTCTATAAACCGGGTCGATGCCCCGGATGAAGTCTTACAATCAAACGAAACGCGGGAATTTTTCATCCTCACAGATGAAAACGAAGATGGTCAATTAACTCTTTCCATTCGTCGCATTGAATATATGCGAGCTTGGGAGCGAGTACGGCAGTTACAAGCAGAAGATGCTACTGTTCGTTCTGGTGTGTTTGCAACCAATCGTGGTGGAGCTTTGGTAAGAATTGAGGGATTGCGTGGTTTTATCCCAGGTTCTCACATTAGCACCCGCAAACCTAAAGAAGAATTGGTAGGCGAAGATTTACCATTGAAATTCTTAGAAGTAGACGAAGAGCGTAATCGCTTAGTTCTATCCCATCGTCGAGCGCTAGTTGAGCGTAAGATGAATCGCTTAGAAGTTGGCGAAGTTGTTATAGGTACAGTTCGCGGTATCAAACCTTACGGTGCATTTATTGATATTGGCGGTGTGAGTGGTCTGCTGCACATCTCTGAGATTTCCCACGAACATATTGATACACCTCACAGTGTATTTAATGTCAATGATGAAGTGAAAGTCATGATCATTGACTTGGATGCAGAAAGAGGTCGGATTTCTCTGTCTACAAAACAGTTGGAACCCGAACCAGGTGACATGATTAAAAATCGCGATTTGGTCTATGATAAAGCAGAAGAAATGGCTGCTAAATATCGCGAACAAATGTTAGCTAAACAGCAAGGTGTGACTGCGGTAGCTGAAGAAGATATACCCTCAGCTATGGAAGAAGATATACCCTCGGCAGTGGAAGAGGAAATACCTTCAGCAGTAGAAGAAGATATACCCTCAGCAGTGGAAGAGGAAATACCTTCAGCTATCGAAGAGGAAGCACCTTCAGCATAG
- a CDS encoding HAD family hydrolase, whose translation MATIKCKNMTFSNIQAILFDKNGTLEDSETYLRSLAQKAARIVDAQVPGTGEPLLMAFGINGSSLDPAGIIAVASRRETEIAAAAYIAETGKSWFESLKIARQALDEAEKYIGTTSSSLFVGSLEVLKYLSESGLKLGILSAATTAEVNEFVKHHQLSDYIQLEMGVDEGPSKPDPILFLQACKSLGVEPSATLMVGDSVGDMQMARNAKAAGCIGITWIGRSDNVQGADVVINQLDEIQVVA comes from the coding sequence GTGGCAACTATTAAGTGTAAAAATATGACGTTTTCTAATATCCAGGCGATTTTGTTTGACAAAAACGGTACTCTGGAAGATTCAGAAACGTATTTGCGATCGCTTGCACAAAAAGCAGCACGGATCGTAGATGCTCAAGTTCCCGGAACTGGTGAACCTTTGTTAATGGCATTTGGGATTAATGGCTCAAGCTTAGATCCTGCTGGTATAATAGCCGTCGCAAGTCGTCGGGAAACAGAAATCGCTGCTGCCGCATATATCGCCGAAACTGGCAAAAGTTGGTTTGAATCGCTCAAAATCGCACGTCAAGCCTTAGATGAAGCGGAAAAATACATCGGCACAACTTCTTCATCGCTATTTGTCGGTAGTTTAGAAGTCTTAAAGTACTTATCAGAATCGGGCTTGAAACTCGGTATCCTCTCAGCAGCAACCACAGCAGAAGTGAATGAATTTGTCAAGCATCACCAATTGAGTGATTATATTCAACTGGAAATGGGAGTTGATGAAGGTCCGAGTAAACCAGATCCAATATTATTTTTACAAGCTTGCAAATCTTTGGGAGTAGAACCCAGCGCTACCTTGATGGTAGGTGATTCTGTAGGTGATATGCAAATGGCGCGTAATGCTAAAGCCGCAGGTTGCATTGGTATTACTTGGATTGGTAGATCGGATAATGTCCAAGGTGCGGATGTGGTGATTAATCAACTCGATGAAATTCAAGTTGTAGCTTAA
- a CDS encoding DUF6737 family protein gives MSEQKPISPWNYKPWWCQPWSILLTGVTLISGSWILFKIIWLTILVCVPILTWMGFFLLIWPQLMKSSGALESLHEE, from the coding sequence ATGTCTGAACAAAAACCTATCAGTCCTTGGAACTACAAACCTTGGTGGTGTCAACCTTGGTCTATACTTCTCACGGGTGTTACCTTAATTAGTGGTAGCTGGATACTATTTAAAATTATCTGGTTAACAATTCTCGTCTGTGTGCCTATACTAACTTGGATGGGCTTCTTCTTATTAATATGGCCCCAATTGATGAAGAGTAGTGGGGCTTTAGAGTCGCTTCACGAAGAGTGA
- a CDS encoding MFS transporter produces MLRLSRYQWTVLFAAWLGWGFDIFDGLLFNYVAPNCVPTLLGLTIGTPEAKTATLFWTGLLTSILLLGWAAGGVIFGQVADRIGRSKTLLITMLLYALGTAFCAFAPNIWFLVFCRMIASLGIGGEWAAGASLVAEVMPEKSRVEAGALLYTSASAGLLLATYVNFQIAGVLFAGNPETSWRYVFLCGLIPAAVAFVVRSFVKEPERWQKTAAISAPPRLGELFNRQNLPLTTSGFLMALTALLTWWSCNAFIPVIATGLARTAATAQSLDKSATLALIESWKVIASNSFNLGGFIGTLLTIPASKRLGRKKMFVIYFILSAASIMTTFGLPLPPVVRLYMYFTIGISVFGVFGSFTYYLPELFPTRLRATGSGFCYNIGRVFAAVGPFLVGAIASRGVNALDTALQVLFCVGFIPLLGLGFMPWVIETKGRVLKD; encoded by the coding sequence ATGCTACGTCTGAGTCGTTACCAATGGACTGTGTTGTTTGCCGCTTGGCTAGGCTGGGGCTTTGATATTTTCGACGGATTGCTATTTAATTATGTTGCTCCAAATTGTGTACCAACGCTGTTGGGTTTGACCATCGGTACACCAGAAGCGAAAACGGCAACTCTTTTTTGGACAGGACTTTTAACTTCGATTCTTCTGTTAGGTTGGGCAGCAGGTGGGGTGATTTTTGGTCAAGTGGCTGACCGCATCGGACGCAGCAAAACTCTGCTGATTACAATGCTGCTGTATGCTTTAGGAACAGCCTTTTGTGCTTTTGCTCCGAATATCTGGTTTTTGGTGTTTTGCCGGATGATTGCTAGTCTTGGGATTGGTGGTGAGTGGGCAGCCGGCGCTTCATTAGTGGCAGAAGTAATGCCAGAAAAATCGCGAGTTGAAGCCGGCGCACTTTTGTACACTTCTGCCTCTGCGGGTTTATTACTGGCAACTTACGTCAATTTCCAAATCGCTGGGGTGCTGTTTGCAGGCAATCCGGAAACTTCTTGGCGTTATGTGTTTTTATGTGGTCTGATTCCCGCAGCGGTTGCTTTTGTGGTGCGCTCTTTTGTGAAAGAGCCGGAACGTTGGCAAAAAACAGCCGCTATATCCGCTCCCCCCAGACTTGGTGAACTCTTCAACCGCCAAAATCTGCCTTTGACCACCAGCGGCTTTTTAATGGCTTTGACTGCTTTATTAACTTGGTGGAGTTGTAATGCTTTTATTCCGGTAATTGCTACGGGATTAGCTCGCACAGCAGCCACTGCTCAAAGTTTGGATAAAAGCGCAACCTTGGCTCTCATCGAAAGTTGGAAAGTGATTGCTAGTAATAGCTTTAACTTGGGAGGTTTCATCGGCACGCTACTGACGATTCCCGCTTCTAAAAGGTTGGGACGCAAGAAGATGTTTGTTATCTACTTCATTTTGTCAGCAGCATCAATTATGACTACCTTTGGACTACCCTTGCCCCCGGTAGTTCGGCTTTATATGTATTTCACCATCGGTATCAGCGTTTTTGGTGTATTTGGCAGTTTCACTTACTACCTACCAGAGTTGTTTCCTACGAGACTGCGGGCGACTGGTTCAGGTTTTTGCTATAACATCGGGCGCGTATTTGCCGCAGTTGGACCGTTTTTAGTCGGTGCGATCGCCTCTCGTGGCGTAAATGCCCTCGATACTGCTTTGCAAGTACTATTTTGCGTTGGTTTTATCCCTCTGTTGGGGCTAGGTTTTATGCCTTGGGTAATTGAAACCAAAGGTCGAGTTTTGAAAGATTAA
- a CDS encoding thioredoxin family protein → MSTDSPISSQKPETTGGTRLRNFVIAMVAIALTVALFLGLRTQTPEASLAKLDQGSTPLELALTNGKPTLMEFYADWCTVCQKMAPDMQQFETQYADKVNFVMLNVDNTKWLPEMLKYRVDGIPHFVFLGKEGETIAQAIGDLPRTIMGSNLEALVTGSSLPYAQASGQVSKFSAPVKPTSSKDDPRLHSSQVVN, encoded by the coding sequence ATGAGTACAGATTCGCCTATATCTTCTCAAAAGCCGGAAACTACGGGTGGGACACGCTTAAGAAATTTTGTGATTGCAATGGTAGCGATCGCCCTCACCGTTGCCTTATTCTTAGGATTGCGAACTCAGACACCAGAAGCTTCTCTTGCAAAGTTAGATCAAGGGTCTACACCATTAGAATTAGCGTTGACAAACGGCAAGCCAACGCTGATGGAGTTTTATGCAGATTGGTGTACTGTTTGCCAAAAAATGGCACCAGATATGCAACAGTTCGAGACGCAATATGCTGACAAAGTTAATTTTGTCATGCTGAATGTAGATAATACCAAATGGCTGCCGGAAATGTTGAAGTATCGGGTGGATGGAATTCCCCATTTTGTTTTTTTGGGTAAAGAAGGGGAAACAATCGCCCAGGCGATCGGCGATCTACCGCGTACAATTATGGGAAGTAATTTAGAAGCCTTGGTTACTGGTTCATCTCTGCCTTATGCTCAAGCAAGCGGACAAGTTTCCAAATTTTCTGCACCAGTTAAACCAACAAGTAGTAAAGACGATCCTCGCCTCCACAGCAGCCAAGTCGTAAATTAA
- a CDS encoding NIL domain-containing protein translates to MKKRVTLTFPKRAVQMPVTYRLAKEFNVAANIIRAQVAPNQIGKLVVELSGDIDQLDAAIEWMRSQHINVSLSLGEIVIDEDVCVDCGLCTGVCPTEALTLNPETYKLTFTRSRCIVCEQCIPTCPVQAISTNL, encoded by the coding sequence GTGAAAAAAAGAGTTACCCTCACCTTTCCCAAACGCGCTGTACAAATGCCAGTTACCTATAGACTGGCAAAAGAATTCAACGTCGCTGCAAATATTATCCGCGCTCAAGTTGCGCCAAATCAAATTGGTAAACTTGTAGTTGAACTTTCAGGGGACATAGATCAGCTAGATGCGGCAATTGAGTGGATGCGATCGCAACATATCAACGTTTCTCTTAGCTTAGGCGAAATAGTGATTGATGAAGATGTGTGTGTCGATTGTGGTTTGTGTACGGGAGTTTGTCCCACCGAAGCGCTTACCCTGAATCCGGAAACATATAAGCTGACATTTACGCGATCGCGCTGCATCGTCTGCGAACAATGTATACCCACCTGTCCCGTTCAAGCAATCTCTACCAACCTTTAG
- a CDS encoding DUF3616 domain-containing protein: MDNSYLLSQVSLTFTDGFKEYREDLSAVLLTPEKHLWLGSDETSTVERLSLVDDNNFANHERYRVAEFIDLPASEEKEIDIEGLAYTDYYLWLIGSHSYKRKKPKSDKSDEKNIERLAKIDTEPNRYILGRIPLVDGKLFESCPHPQNPDILLSAAKLEITPTGNLLMAALADDPHLGFFLKAAIPGKDNGFDVEGIAVCQKRVFIGLRGPVLRGWAVMLEVELETSTPKIMTLREIGKEGKSYKKHFLFLNGLGIRDMHLDGENLLILAGPTMDLDGPVQLYRLRNAVNLTENILHYPEFLQDIPYGNRIEHAEGFTLFEDVIGIPSVLVVYDSPAKTRLFGDGGVMADVFRLG; the protein is encoded by the coding sequence ATGGATAACTCATATTTACTAAGTCAAGTATCCTTAACGTTTACTGACGGTTTTAAAGAATACAGAGAAGACCTTTCCGCAGTGCTGCTGACTCCAGAAAAGCATTTGTGGTTAGGTTCAGATGAAACCTCGACTGTTGAGCGCCTTTCTTTAGTTGATGACAATAATTTTGCAAATCACGAACGGTATCGAGTAGCAGAATTTATTGATTTACCGGCATCAGAAGAAAAAGAAATTGACATTGAAGGACTTGCCTACACCGATTATTATCTTTGGTTAATAGGTTCCCATAGTTACAAACGCAAGAAGCCTAAATCTGATAAATCAGATGAAAAAAACATTGAAAGACTGGCAAAAATTGACACAGAACCTAATCGTTATATTCTGGGAAGAATCCCACTTGTGGACGGGAAGTTATTTGAGTCATGCCCCCACCCGCAAAATCCAGATATATTATTAAGTGCTGCCAAACTGGAAATAACTCCAACAGGAAACTTGTTAATGGCAGCTTTAGCAGACGATCCTCATTTAGGCTTTTTCCTCAAAGCAGCAATTCCGGGGAAAGATAATGGCTTTGATGTGGAAGGGATAGCTGTCTGTCAAAAGCGAGTTTTTATCGGTTTGCGCGGTCCGGTTTTGCGCGGTTGGGCAGTTATGCTGGAAGTAGAATTAGAAACATCTACCCCCAAAATCATGACACTGCGGGAAATTGGCAAAGAGGGAAAGTCATATAAAAAGCATTTTCTGTTTTTGAATGGTTTGGGAATTCGGGATATGCATCTTGATGGTGAAAATTTGTTGATTTTAGCCGGACCGACAATGGATTTAGATGGACCGGTGCAACTTTATCGTTTGCGGAATGCTGTGAATTTAACAGAAAATATACTTCATTATCCAGAATTTCTGCAAGATATTCCTTATGGAAATAGGATTGAACACGCTGAAGGCTTTACGTTATTTGAAGATGTAATTGGGATACCTTCTGTATTGGTGGTTTATGACTCGCCGGCAAAAACTAGGCTCTTTGGTGATGGTGGTGTGATGGCTGATGTATTTCGTCTGGGCTAA
- a CDS encoding CHAD domain-containing protein: MELVAQTKLKTLGYYAHEAMKKHFKKTLKWEKTVKKDEDPEALHQMRVGMRRLRTAVSRFGLALDLSKPVSDKNIGKIARRLGTLRDLDVLKESLENTYRPNLPHKEQKSLQTAFDALSKQREDALEGVQATFKDEHYKSLKQGMNEWLENPTYLPIASLPMQELLPDLLLPEVSSLLLDAGWLVGTQVENAKVVIPKGLKAEKIEKELATNGEMLHTLRKQAKRVRYQMELFTELYAESYSVYVADVKNIQDILGSIQDSVVLGEWLTDVFESEIETKLPTFANLLAENRYKLWQQWQPLQERYLKPETRHSFHLTILHPLTV; the protein is encoded by the coding sequence ATGGAATTAGTTGCACAAACCAAACTAAAAACGCTAGGTTATTATGCTCACGAAGCGATGAAAAAACACTTTAAAAAAACCTTAAAGTGGGAAAAAACTGTTAAAAAAGACGAAGATCCAGAAGCTCTGCATCAAATGCGAGTAGGGATGCGTCGTCTACGCACAGCAGTCAGCAGATTTGGGCTAGCTTTAGATTTATCTAAGCCAGTAAGTGATAAAAATATTGGCAAAATTGCCCGTCGTCTTGGTACGTTGCGAGATTTGGATGTACTCAAAGAATCTTTGGAAAACACTTACCGTCCAAATTTACCGCATAAAGAACAAAAATCTCTGCAAACAGCTTTTGATGCTTTATCTAAACAACGCGAAGATGCGTTAGAAGGGGTGCAAGCAACATTTAAAGATGAGCATTATAAGTCTCTAAAACAGGGAATGAACGAGTGGTTGGAAAACCCAACTTATCTACCTATAGCATCTTTACCTATGCAAGAATTGCTACCGGATTTACTTTTGCCGGAAGTGAGTAGTTTATTACTCGATGCGGGTTGGTTAGTGGGAACGCAAGTAGAAAATGCAAAAGTTGTCATTCCTAAAGGTTTAAAAGCCGAGAAGATAGAGAAAGAATTGGCAACTAATGGCGAAATGCTGCATACATTGCGTAAACAAGCCAAGCGCGTGCGCTATCAAATGGAGTTATTTACTGAGTTATACGCTGAATCTTACTCAGTTTATGTAGCAGATGTTAAAAACATTCAAGACATCTTGGGTTCAATTCAAGATAGTGTAGTCTTAGGCGAGTGGCTGACAGATGTCTTCGAGTCAGAAATTGAAACTAAACTTCCCACTTTTGCGAATTTATTAGCAGAAAATCGTTATAAATTATGGCAGCAGTGGCAACCCTTACAGGAGCGGTATTTGAAACCGGAAACTAGACACAGTTTTCATTTAACAATACTGCATCCGCTAACCGTGTAA
- a CDS encoding alpha/beta fold hydrolase, with product MTKQPDVIWLNTSPSLQYFSKPLLGYLSRELTVQEWEYSQSQDEASSILLAVELLDEHLKSCNQPVHLIGHSTGGLLGLVYARRYPEKVKSLTLLAVGADAAVDWQAHYYNHLPFLCRQKTLSAMVDNLFGYQDQRTVKRLTRILERDLNCSLSPHSLFQRVSMTPSVVPVPLMVCGSLDDIIVEPNALEGWRPWLNPSDRLWLCPEGRHFFHFFHFQLVAEQLLNYWKSLSQLDALCSSLRL from the coding sequence ATGACTAAACAGCCTGATGTTATTTGGTTGAATACAAGTCCTAGTTTGCAATACTTTAGCAAGCCGCTGCTTGGTTATTTGTCGCGTGAACTGACAGTGCAAGAGTGGGAGTATTCCCAAAGTCAGGATGAAGCTAGTTCAATCTTATTGGCAGTTGAACTGCTGGATGAGCATCTCAAATCGTGCAATCAACCTGTGCATCTAATTGGTCACAGTACCGGAGGATTGCTAGGGCTAGTTTATGCGCGTCGATATCCAGAAAAAGTCAAGTCTTTAACTTTATTAGCTGTAGGAGCTGATGCAGCGGTTGACTGGCAGGCTCACTATTATAATCATCTGCCGTTCTTATGTCGCCAAAAGACTCTTAGTGCAATGGTTGACAATTTGTTTGGCTATCAAGATCAACGCACCGTTAAGCGTTTAACGAGAATCTTGGAACGAGACTTAAATTGCTCACTTTCACCTCACTCGCTGTTTCAACGAGTGAGTATGACTCCAAGCGTTGTGCCAGTACCGTTAATGGTTTGTGGTAGCTTAGACGACATTATAGTTGAACCCAATGCTCTAGAAGGATGGCGACCCTGGTTAAATCCAAGCGATCGCCTGTGGTTATGTCCGGAAGGACGGCACTTTTTTCATTTCTTTCATTTTCAGCTTGTGGCAGAACAACTTCTCAACTACTGGAAATCTCTAAGCCAATTAGATGCACTTTGTTCCAGCCTGAGGCTTTAA
- a CDS encoding MFS transporter, producing the protein MQTKLRPSKKSLRSLDYLNLFLADVRDGVGPYLSVYLKASHNWNPAQIGIAMSASTIATVIAQTPVGGLIDRLRQKRLLIVLAAILVSLGCIGIALFPAFPVVIASQVLIGVAAAVFPPAIAAITLGLVGHNRLDRRVGRNESFNHAGNVIAAVLAGLIGQFVARKGIFFLVAGMAIGSGICVKSIREREIDHELARGADENETPTPEKSPHKVEGIFQLLSDRNLLFFMSAVVLFHFANAAMLPLVGQRLAQGKSVDPTVYMSACVIVAQLVMIPSANITGWLATTARKPIFLVGFGVLPIRGVLYTLNNNPYFLVSVQILDGIAGGIFGVLSVLMIADLTKGTGRFNVTQGLLNTAIGIGAGLSNFLAGFVVQKAGYNTGFLMLAAIALVALAVFWFLVPETKVNSYMPSEVV; encoded by the coding sequence ATGCAGACAAAATTAAGACCTAGCAAAAAAAGTTTGCGATCGCTCGATTATCTCAATTTATTTTTGGCAGACGTGCGAGACGGTGTTGGTCCTTATTTGAGCGTTTACCTCAAAGCCTCACATAATTGGAATCCGGCTCAAATCGGGATTGCGATGTCGGCTTCAACTATCGCTACGGTGATCGCTCAAACTCCTGTTGGTGGATTGATTGACCGATTGCGCCAGAAACGCTTGTTAATTGTGCTGGCAGCGATACTTGTTTCCCTCGGCTGTATTGGTATCGCTTTATTCCCCGCTTTTCCTGTCGTTATTGCCAGCCAAGTTTTAATTGGAGTCGCTGCCGCCGTATTCCCACCTGCGATCGCAGCGATTACATTAGGATTAGTAGGGCATAATCGGCTTGACCGACGGGTGGGTCGTAACGAGTCATTCAATCATGCCGGTAACGTTATTGCTGCTGTATTAGCAGGTTTAATCGGTCAATTTGTCGCCCGCAAAGGTATCTTTTTTTTAGTAGCAGGAATGGCGATCGGCAGTGGAATTTGTGTAAAATCAATTCGAGAGCGAGAGATTGACCACGAATTGGCGCGGGGTGCAGACGAAAATGAAACTCCAACACCAGAAAAATCTCCTCATAAAGTTGAGGGAATTTTCCAGCTATTAAGCGATCGAAACCTTTTATTTTTTATGAGTGCCGTTGTGCTGTTTCACTTTGCCAACGCAGCCATGTTACCCTTAGTCGGTCAAAGATTGGCACAGGGCAAAAGTGTAGATCCCACCGTTTATATGTCAGCTTGTGTGATTGTCGCACAATTGGTGATGATTCCCTCAGCTAACATAACCGGGTGGCTAGCTACAACTGCACGCAAACCTATATTTTTAGTCGGCTTTGGGGTATTGCCAATTCGGGGAGTGCTTTATACCTTGAACAACAATCCTTATTTTCTCGTTTCCGTGCAAATTCTCGATGGAATTGCTGGGGGTATTTTCGGTGTTCTCTCGGTGTTGATGATTGCAGATTTAACCAAAGGCACTGGTCGGTTTAATGTGACTCAAGGGTTACTAAATACAGCGATCGGTATTGGTGCGGGGCTAAGTAATTTCCTAGCTGGATTTGTAGTCCAAAAAGCTGGGTATAATACTGGGTTTTTGATGCTAGCAGCGATCGCACTTGTAGCTCTGGCGGTTTTCTGGTTTTTAGTGCCGGAAACAAAGGTAAATTCCTACATGCCCTCTGAAGTCGTTTAG
- a CDS encoding universal stress protein, which translates to MFINKILVALDRSELSKQVFEQALALAKVTQASLMLLHVLSAEEEGSPYVPVVYSGFDYYSGVRGQTLEVYQEQWNAFKREGLEMLQSFRAQADIAGVTTEFTQNSGSPGRCICDVSHSWGADLIIMGRRGHSGLKELFLGSVSNYVLHHAPCSVHIVHLPVVAKKNEAQKIESIST; encoded by the coding sequence ATGTTTATTAACAAAATTCTAGTTGCATTAGATCGCTCTGAGTTAAGCAAACAGGTTTTTGAGCAAGCGTTGGCTTTAGCGAAGGTTACACAAGCTAGCTTAATGCTGCTACATGTTCTTTCTGCTGAAGAAGAAGGCAGTCCCTATGTGCCTGTTGTATACTCTGGTTTTGACTACTATTCAGGAGTGCGCGGTCAAACTTTGGAAGTTTACCAAGAGCAATGGAACGCTTTTAAACGCGAAGGTTTAGAGATGTTACAATCCTTTCGTGCCCAAGCAGACATAGCAGGTGTCACTACTGAATTTACCCAAAATTCTGGCAGTCCTGGTCGCTGCATTTGTGATGTAAGCCATAGTTGGGGTGCTGACTTAATTATTATGGGGCGTCGGGGTCACTCTGGTTTAAAAGAACTATTTCTAGGCAGCGTCAGTAACTATGTTCTTCACCATGCACCTTGTTCAGTCCATATTGTGCATCTTCCAGTCGTTGCGAAAAAAAATGAAGCACAAAAAATAGAAAGCATCTCAACTTGA
- a CDS encoding DUF4255 domain-containing protein, whose amino-acid sequence MSNSLAIAAVTTTLRNLISQAVAQELGDGIVTTQPPDKARYHHDKNQINLFLYHILPNASWRTMDLPNRVKPGEIGQPPLALNLYYIITFYGKDNDDILAHRLLGQAMHILNDYAVLNPADIKISLGESDLHNQVERVRITLQPMSLEDVSKLWRTFQTQYRISAAYEVSVVIIESSRIVKTQKPVLTRGEDSLFVEASLTLPFPTLEALQSPNQQNDICLGEVFTLIGHHLDSDDGILFVRLMHPRFSKPMQLELQQQSSTEIVVELPNEPSNFPAGFYTVAVRLCKDGKEQTTNALPFSLAPKIQQITQSDGILTLITNPQVWQQQEVALLLGDREILLLTDLEETHVATAKTDTLKFNIQNIPAGEYFVRLRVDGIDSLLVDRFVNLPVFDPTQKISLP is encoded by the coding sequence ATGAGTAACTCTCTGGCGATCGCAGCTGTTACGACAACGTTACGCAATCTGATTTCTCAAGCTGTTGCCCAAGAGTTGGGTGATGGTATTGTGACAACGCAGCCACCAGACAAGGCACGCTATCATCACGATAAAAATCAAATTAATCTCTTTCTCTATCATATTTTACCCAATGCCTCTTGGCGGACTATGGATTTACCCAATCGCGTCAAACCTGGGGAAATCGGTCAACCGCCGCTAGCTCTCAATCTTTACTATATAATTACTTTTTACGGCAAAGATAATGATGATATCTTGGCTCATCGTCTGTTGGGTCAGGCGATGCATATTTTAAATGATTACGCGGTGCTAAACCCGGCTGATATCAAGATTAGCTTAGGCGAAAGCGATTTACACAATCAAGTCGAACGAGTTCGGATTACGCTTCAACCGATGTCGCTGGAAGATGTTTCTAAGTTGTGGAGAACTTTTCAAACTCAGTATCGCATTTCCGCAGCTTATGAAGTTTCAGTAGTAATAATTGAAAGCAGTCGTATTGTCAAGACACAAAAGCCAGTTTTAACTCGTGGTGAGGACAGCCTATTTGTTGAAGCAAGCTTAACACTGCCTTTCCCTACCCTGGAAGCGCTGCAATCACCCAACCAGCAAAATGACATTTGCTTGGGTGAAGTTTTTACACTCATTGGTCATCATCTCGATAGCGATGATGGTATATTATTTGTAAGATTGATGCATCCTCGCTTCAGCAAACCGATGCAATTAGAATTACAGCAACAATCATCTACAGAAATAGTAGTTGAGTTACCAAACGAGCCGAGTAACTTCCCAGCCGGATTTTATACAGTTGCAGTTCGACTTTGCAAAGATGGTAAAGAACAAACAACCAACGCTTTACCTTTTTCACTTGCACCGAAGATTCAGCAGATTACACAAAGCGATGGCATTTTAACTTTAATAACTAACCCGCAAGTGTGGCAACAGCAAGAAGTAGCTTTGTTGTTAGGCGATCGCGAAATTTTGTTACTCACCGATTTAGAAGAAACCCACGTAGCCACAGCAAAAACAGATACCCTTAAATTTAACATTCAAAATATACCCGCAGGCGAATACTTTGTTCGTCTGCGTGTCGATGGAATTGACAGCTTATTGGTGGATCGCTTTGTCAACTTGCCTGTATTTGATCCTACTCAAAAAATCAGCCTGCCATGA